In one Brassica oleracea var. oleracea cultivar TO1000 chromosome C9, BOL, whole genome shotgun sequence genomic region, the following are encoded:
- the LOC106319109 gene encoding protein STRUBBELIG-RECEPTOR FAMILY 3, with translation MDAASKRSITQFGCSKLHCLPLLLSLLIWTPYISFAATNPDDVVAINGLYAALGAPTLPGWTASGGDPCGEAWQGVICNVSDVISITVNAANLEGELGDNLSKFTSIRGIDFSNNRIGGYIPTNLPVTLQHFFLSANQFTGSIPESLGTLSSLSDMSLNDNQLSGELPDVFQNLVGLINLDISANNLSGTLPPSMESLSALTTLHVQNNQISGTLDVLQVLPLQDLNIENNLFSGPIPEKLLSIPRFLKEGNQFNSTTLAPSLSPSTSPTRPFVGVPPPPPPPERNRGKIDGEPPSPKEQKSSSQTTRIVLISIAGVVLFIILVLALLLLLPKCLRRRRESASSVFKPHQVGADRGNRENALENGPPLLPPPVRSEKVPFTKAGQEPKVLHDIERLQRPITRQESQDIDFSTLTPPPPPPPPPPPPPAPPVVTFMPIKSPERPFKKPSPKTRVPITSVKHYSVASLQQYTQSFSQENLLGSGMLGSVYKARLPDGKMFAVKKLDKRACEQQQDHEFIELVNDIDRIRHANIVELVGYCAEHDQRLLIYEYCSNGTLQDGLHSDDEFKKKLSWNKRVRMALGAAKALEYLHEVCEPPIIHRNFKSVNVLLDDDLSVLVSDCGLAPLISSGSVSQLSGQLLAAYGYGAPEFDSGVYTWQSDVYSFGVVMLELLTGRMSYDRDRSRAEQFLVRWAVPQLHDIDALGKMVDPSLNGQYPAKSLSHFADIISRCVQSEPEFRPLMSEVVQDLLDMIRRERHGSGEP, from the exons ATGGATGCTGCTAGTAAGAGATCTATTACACAGTTCGGGTGTTCTAAGCTCCACTGTCTTCCTCTGCTCTTGTCTTTGCTGATTTGGACTCCTTACATCTCCTTTGCTGCTACTAACCCTGACGATG TTGTTGCAATCAACGGTTTATACGCTGCGCTTGGGGCGCCTACGCTTCCTGGTTGGACTGCTTCTGGTGGAGACCCATGTGGTGAAGCTTGGCAAGGCGTTATCTGCAATGTCTCAGATGTTATAAGCAT AACTGTAAATGCGGCGAATTTGGAAGGAGAGCTTGGTGACAACTTATCTAAGTTCACTTCTATCAGGGGAAT AGATTTTAGTAACAACCGCATTGGAGGATACATACCGACTAATTTGCCAGTTACATTGCAGCATTT TTTTCTTTCAGCTAATCAGTTTACAGGAAGCATCCCTGAATCTTTAGGAACACTAAGCTCTCTGAGTGACAT GTCTTTGAATGATAATCAACTCTCAGGAGAGTTACCTGATGTGTTTCAAAACCTTGTTGGGCTGATCAATCT AGACATATCTGCTAACAATCTAAGCGGCACATTGCCTCCTTCAATGGAGAGTTTATCAGCTCTTACAACATT ACATGTTCAGAACAATCAGATCTCAGGAACTCTAGACGTTCTTCAAGTCCTTCCTCTTCAAGACTT AAACATAGAGAATAACCTCTTCTCTGGACCCATACCTGAAAAACTACTAAGCATTCCGAGATTCCT AAAGGAAGGAAACCAATTCAACTCCACCACACTTGCACCATCACTGTCTCCTTCTACATCTCCAACACGACCGTTCGTTGGAGTTCCACCACCTCCTCCTCCACCTGAAAGAAACCGAGGGAAAATTGATGGTGAACCTCCTTCTCCAAAAGAGCAGAAGAGCTCTTCACAAACCACACGGATAGTCCTCATATCAATCGCTGGCGTCGTCCTCTTCATAATCCTTGTTTTGGCATTACTCTTGCTGTTGCCAAAGTGTTTAAGAAGGAGAAGAGAAAGTGCTAGTAGTGTCTTTAAACCGCATCAAGTTGGTGCTGACAGAGGAAACAGAGAGAATGCTCTGGAGAATGGGCCTCCTCTACTGCCACCACCTGTTCGGTCTGAGAAAG TACCATTCACCAAAGCTGGACAAGAACCAAAGGTTTTACATGACATTGAGCGGTTGCAAAGACCTATAACAAGACAAGAGAGTCAAGACATTGACTTCTCAACGCTTACGCCTCCACCTCCTCCTCCTCCTCCTCCACCGCCGCCACCAGCTCCTCCTGTGGTCACCTTTATGCCAATTAAGTCTCCTGAGAGACCCTTTAAGAAGCCTTCACCAAAGACACGCGTACCCATAACTTCTGTGAAGCATTACTCCGTTGCATCTCTTCAGCAATACACTCAAAGCTTCTCTCAGGAGAATCTCCTCGGCTCTGGGATGCTCGGGAGTGTTTACAAGGCTCGTCTTCCCGATGGAAAG ATGTTTGCTGTCAAGAAGTTGGACAAGAGGGCTTGTGAACAGCAACAGGATCATGAGTTCATCGAACTAGTGAACGATATAGATAGGATACGCCACGCCAACATCGTTGAACTTGTTGGTTACTGCGCTGAGCACGACCAGAGACTACTGATCTACGAATATTGCAGTAACGGTACGTTGCAAGACGGTTTGCATTCAGACGATGAGTTCAAGAAGAAGCTCTCGTGGAACAAACGTGTCAGAATGGCACTTGGAGCTGCTAAAGCCCTTGA GTACTTGCATGAGGTGTGTGAACCACCAATCATACACAGAAACTTCAAATCAGTCAATGTCTTACTAGATGATGATCTGAGTGTTCTTGTCTCAGATTGTGGTTTGGCCCCATTAATTTCATCAGGCTCTGTGAGTCAG TTATCAGGACAATTGCTTGCGGCTTACGGATATGGAGCTCCAGAGTTTGACTCAGGAGTCTATACATGGCAGAGTGATGTATACAGTTTTGGTGTTGTTATGTTAGAACTCTTGACTGGTAGAATGTCCTACGACAG GGACCGGAGTAGAGCAGAGCAGTTCTTGGTGAGGTGGGCGGTTCCTCAGCTTCATGATATCGATGCGTTGGGGAAAATGGTTGATCCATCTCTTAATGGACAGTACCCTGCAAAGTCATTGTCACACTTTGCTGATATTATTTCGCGGTGTGTTCAG TCTGAACCAGAGTTTAGACCATTGATGTCTGAAGTAGTTCAAGATCTTCTGGATATGATCAGAAGAGAGCGGCATGGTTCAGGGGAGCCCTAG
- the LOC106314070 gene encoding protein TIC 20-IV, chloroplastic-like, giving the protein MQGLVATATTGSLIFLAPRYTRRHHSPILNKYVNQRVSFPRFDSLPKLQLSANSRSPREIAPLSGFASASSKHLSGHGLPPFDDGFGRRRRRQRPFEPAFNDKLPKIAERPEWWWRTLACIPYLISLQVSDVGIYVRPFLEKYDATGNIIKFIPGAITRWPRWFFMLYCYLGYTFLVKNKEVPHFFRFHVIMGMLLETGLQIIWCTSDFFPLIHSRGRLAMYYETAIGFAYICVLLECIRCALAGVYPQIPFVTDAASIHTRDTTKVKR; this is encoded by the exons ATGCAGGGTTTGGTGGCGACGGCCACCACTGGCTCTCTTATTTTTCTCGCTCCCAG ATATACCAGGAGGCATCATAGTCCAATCCTAAACAAGTATGTGAATCAAAGGGTGTCTTTCCCCAGGTTCGATTCATTACCAAAACTACAACTGTCAGCAAACTCAAGATCTCCTCGTGAGATTGCTCCTCTTTCAGGT TTTGCATCAGCATCATCTAAACATCTCTCTGGTCATGGTTTGCCGCCCTTTGATGACGGTTTTGGGAGACGTCGACGTCGACAGAGACCATTTGAGCCTGCGTTCAACGATAAACTGCCTAAAATCGCCGAGAGACCTGAATGGTGGTGGAGGACACTGGCTTGTATCCCTTATCTGATATCCCTCCAAGTATCTGACGTCGGAATCTACGTCCGACCTTTTCTAGAAAAGTACGACGCCACTGGAAACATTATTAAATTCATCCCCGGAGCGATAACCAGATGGCCGAGGTGGTTCTTCATGTTGTACTGTTACTTGGGTTACACGTTCTTGGTGAAGAACAAGGAAGTGCCTCATTTTTTTAGGTTTCACGTGATTATGGGTATGCTTCTCGAAACAGGTCTTCAGATCATATGGTGCACCAGCGATTTCTTCCCGTTGATTCATTCCAGAGGAAGGCTTGCGATGTATTACGAGACGGCGATCGGATTCGCATACATCTGTGTGCTTCTTGAATGCATACGGTGCGCTCTCGCTGGAGTTTATCCTCAGATTCCTTTCGTGACCGATGCTGCTTCCATTCACACTCGAGACACCACTAAGGTGAAAAGATGA
- the LOC106315718 gene encoding protein TIC 20-IV, chloroplastic-like gives MQGLAATTTTTTNLGSRTFFAPRKKQHSPILNKYVNQRVSFPKLDSFPKLRLSADSVSQRCPRVMISPLSATAPASSNHLFAHGLPPLTTGFTRRQRPVEPARAFKDDFFKIKLPKIAERPEWWWRTLACIPYLISLQISDVGFYVQPFLEKYDAIGDMIYFIPGAINRWPSWFFMLYCYLGYMFVVKNKDLPHYFRFHMMMGMLLETALQIIWCTSNFFPLIHFKGRLGMYYWMVIGFTYICLLLECIRCALAGVYAQIPFVTDAASIHTLFNLGGFSRPLR, from the exons ATGCAGGGTTTGGCGGCGACCACCACCACCACCACCAACCTTGGCTCTCGTACTTTCTTCGCTCCCAG GAAGAAGCAGCATAGTCCAATCCTAAACAAGTATGTGAATCAAAGAGTGTCTTTCCCCAAGCTCGATTCATTCCCAAAACTAAGATTGTCAGCAGACTCAGTTTCACAGAGATGTCCCCGTGTGATGATTTCTCCTCTTTCAG CAACTGCACCAGCATCATCTAACCATCTCTTTGCTCATGGCTTACCACCATTAACCACCGGTTTTACGAGACGTCAGAGACCAGTAGAGCCTGCGAGAGCGTTCAAAGACGACTTCTTCAAGATCAAACTCCCCAAAATCGCTGAGAGACCAGAGTGGTGGTGGAGGACACTTGCCTGCATCCCTTACCTGATATCCCTCCAGATATCAGACGTCGGCTTCTACGTCCAGCCTTTCCTAGAAAAGTACGACGCCATCGGAGACATGATCTACTTCATCCCCGGAGCTATCAACAGATGGCCGAGCTGGTTCTTCATGCTGTACTGCTACTTGGGCTACATGTTCGTGGTCAAGAACAAGGACTTGCCTCACTACTTCAGGTTCCACATGATGATGGGTATGCTTCTCGAGACGGCGCTTCAGATCATTTGGTGCACCAGCAACTTCTTCCCGCTGATTCATTTCAAAGGACGGCTTGGGATGTATTACTGGATGGTGATCGGGTTTACGTACATCTGTCTGCTTCTTGAGTGTATTCGGTGCGCTCTCGCTGGGGTTTATGCTCAGATTCCTTTTGTGACCGATGCTGCTTCGATTCATACTCTCTTCAACTTGGGAGGCTTTTCGAGACCGCTCAGGTGA
- the LOC106314071 gene encoding uncharacterized protein LOC106314071, which produces MVLQERYAILERFKALRTLKVGSTMLFRETRAPFCRVVGYIFGLDYVKKPLYIVRLESESDFQLPLGTRLPLIHDESVEYIDEEDLFKIFHDPAKTDVFDEEEEEEVNDCQSTTTKRRRMSTNEQEIINSNHYDGSSQFSEPNLGAQGLTGQNNSNQLLCMQPHHMDVVPNLSRFNDVQPTTARSTEPNGIFSHSTPKSSSSDANDVQPAAWFQEQSAYRTKPWHTSTSYASQTTFWYAPTTFSQCNSSNDVQPAAAIHET; this is translated from the exons ATG GTATTACAGGAACGTTATGCGATACTTGAGAGGTTCAAAGCGCTTAGAACTTTGAAAGTAGGTTCTACTATGCTTTTTCGTGAAACAAGAGCTCCGTTTTGTCGTGTGGTTGGCTACATTTTTGGACTTGACTATGTAAAGAAACCTTTATATATTGTGAGATTGGAATCGGAGTCAGATTTCCAACTGCCTCTCGGTACACGTCTCCCTCTAATCCACGATGAATCTGTAGAATATATTGATGAAGAGGATCTGTTCAAGATATTTCATGATCCAGCAAAGACTGACGTCTTTGATGAAGAAGAAGAAGAAGAAGTTAATGATTGCCAGAGTACAACAACAAAGAGGAGAAGGATGAGTACTAATGAACAAGAAATCATTAACTCAAATCATTATGATGGGAGCAGTCAGTTTTCAGAACCAAACCTTGGCGCACAAGGATTAACAGGGCAGAACAATTCTAACCAACTTCTTTGTATGCAGCCGCATCATATGGACGTTGTTCCCAATCTATCAAGATTCAATGATGTACAACCAACAACAGCTCGATCAACCGAACCAAATGGGATTTTTTCCCACTCTACCCCCAAGTCTAGCTCCAGTGACGCCAATGATGTACAACCAGCAGCTTGGTTTCAGGAGCAGTCAGCTTACAGAACCAAACCTTGGCACACAAGTACCAGCTATGCTTCTCAGACAACCTTTTGGTATGCGCCAACAACCTTTTCTCAATGCAACAGCTCCAATGATGTACAACCCGCCGCAGCAATTCATGAGACCTGA
- the LOC106317290 gene encoding uncharacterized protein DDB_G0284459-like isoform X1 produces MATSPSDKLVQEQEVGTEEVDPTKTTEEEDEVRTEDEEVRTEGVDPTKTEEVDLAKTTEEDDEVRTEKDETRTEDDEARTQEVDPAKTTEKEDEVKTEEDEVRTEEEDEHKKEAIESLLESARNLNIEDEESNQGTENQNRQEDPITTRRNDQAMERGSTSLASDQNRRLDSDPNTSAISLSVQESDLGTENQNPQEQSMIRRSGQRMERGSTSSSRDQNQNRPLVLPNPPPSAQTSRQMMMMPPRLGPSVPPYQQDPFGLPQPRWLVVDHFYSDGLGLYGALWRFRTITPFLPNQNTYPHQLVPMELPGQPGTELVCYSQSFGVLHQGQLVPHQEAPPMRPQQNQFRSLPPMRPMLPQDDFVVHLGQVPVRPMMYYQEQDQIVPNAGISQPPLRPSLPQLGAPMMQPPVLLYPPPIVNAVPVRPVMNQGGQRFRFPMIQQHQGSPTAPWPEQNQQLQSPRESQGSNDGPFSSGGSQD; encoded by the exons ATGGCTACTTCTCCATCTGATAAACTCGTCCAAGAACAAGAAGTGGGAACAGAGGAGGTTGATCCCACCAAAACAACCGAGGAAGAAGATGAAGTGCGAACAGAGGACGAAGAAGTGAGAACAGAGGGCGTTGATCCCACCAAAACAGAGGAGGTTGATCTCGCGAAAACAACCGAGGAAGATGACGAAGTGCGAACAGAGAAAGACGAGACGCGAACAGAAGACGACGAAGCGCGAACACAGGAGGTTGATCCCGCCAAAACAACCGAGAAAGAAGACGAAGTGAAAACAGAGGAAGACGAAGTGCGAACAGAGGAAGAAGATGAGCACAAGAAAGAAGCTATCGAGAGCCTTCTTGAATCTGCTCGCAATCTCAACATAGAAGACGAAGAGTCCAACCAGGGAACTGAGAATCAGAATCGTCAAGAAGATCCGATCACG ACTCGTAGGAACGATCAAGCCATGGAACGTGGCTCAACATCGCTTGCAAGTGACCAGAACCGTCGTCTTGATTCTGATCCCAACACTTCTGCTATTAGTCTCAGCGTACAAGAGTCCGACCTAGGAACCGAGAACCAGAATCCTCAAGAACAGTCAATG ATACGTAGGAGCGGTCAAAGGATGGAACGTGGCTCAACATCGTCTTCAAGGGATCAGAACCAAAACCGTCCTCTTGTTCTTCCGAATCCTCCTCCTAGCGCTCAAACCTCTCGACAGATGATGATGATGCCTCCTCGTCTTGGACCAAGCGTGCCTCCATATCAGCAAGACCCTTTCGGTTTGCCGCAGCCAAGATGGCTCGTAGTAGACCACTTCTACTCAGACGGGCTTGGTCTATACGGTGCACTATGGAGATTCCGAACCATAACTCCTTTTCTCCCAAATCAGAACACATATCCGCATCAACTAGTGCCGATGGAGCTCCCTGGTCAGCCTGGAACTGAATTAGTATGCTACAGCCAGTCGTTCGGTGTGCTTCACCAGGGCCAGCTCGTTCCCCACCAGGAAGCTCCTCCAATGAGGCCGCAGCAGAACCAGTTTCGAAGTCTACCTCCAATGAGGCCAATGCTGCCACAGGACGACTTCGTTGTCCATCTAGGTCAAGTTCCGGTCAGGCCAATGATGTATTACCAGGAACAGGACCAGATTGTTCCCAACGCAGGCATAAGTCAACCCCCATTGAGGCCAAGTCTACCCCAACTTGGAGCTCCGATGATGCAGCCACCGGTACTTTTATATCCGCCACCTATAGTTAACGCTGTACCAGTGAGGCCAGTGATGAACCAAGGAGGACAACGGTTTAGGTTCCCCATGATTCAACAGCACCAAGGTTCTCCCACTGCACCATGGCCTGAGCAGAATCAGCAACTTCAGTCTCCAAGGGAGTCTCAGGGTTCCAACGATGGACCGTTTTCTTCTGGCGGAAGTCAAGACTAG
- the LOC106318966 gene encoding probable indole-3-acetic acid-amido synthetase GH3.5, with product MEPAEAGHADVIGWFEHVSEKACKTQRETLRRILELNSGVEYLRKWLGAVDVEEMDDDTLETLFTSLVPIVSHADLDPYIQRIADGETSPLLTQEPITVLSLSSGTTEGRQKYVPFTRHSSQTTLQIFRLSAAYRSRFYPIKEGGRILEFIYAGKEFKTPGGLTVGTATTHYYSSKEFKTKQETTKSFTCSPREVISGGDFGQCTYCHLLLGLHFSRQVEFVASAFSYTIVQAFSLFEDTWRDICVDIKEGSLSSRITLPKMRKAVLALIRPNPSLASLIEDVCAELESNVGWFGLIPKLWPNAKYVSSIMTGSMLTYLTKLRHYAGGLPLVSADYGSTESWIGVNVDPQLPPEDVSFAVIPTFSYFEFIPLYRQQTQQDLCSEGDFVEEKPVPLSQVKLGQEYELVLTTFTGLYRYRLGDVVEVTGFHHGTPKLSFIYRRKLILTINIDKNTEKDLQRVVDKASQLLSRTTQAEVVDFTSHADVTARPGRYIIYWEIRGEAEDKALEDCCREMDAGFVDHGYVVSRRMKSIGPLELRVVERGTFGEVAERCVGKCGGLNQFKTPRCTTNSVMLDILDGSTVKRFSSSAYN from the exons ATGGAACCTGCAGAAGCTGGGCATGCTGATGTTATTGGTTGGTTCGAGCATGTCTCGGAGAAAGCCTGCAAGACTCAAAGGGAGACGCTGCGCCGGATTCTTGAGCTCAACTCCGGAGTGGAGTATCTGAGGAAATGGCTTGGGGCTGTTGATGTTGAAGAGATGGACGATGACACCTTGGAAACTCTCTTTACTTCCTTGGTGCCTATTGTTTCCCACGCTGATTTGGATCCTTACATTCAAAGGATTGCAGATGGAGAGACCTCTCCTTTACTCACTCAAGAACCCATCACTGTTCTCTCCCTCAG CTCTGGAACAACAGAAGGGCGACAAAAGTATGTTCCGTTTACTCGCCATAGCTCGCAAACTACTCTTCAGATTTTCAGATTATCAGCTGCTTACAGATCAAG GTTTTATCCAATAAAGGAAGGAGGGAGGATCCTTGAGTTTATATACGCCGGGAAGGAGTTCAAGACACCAGGAGGGTTGACGGTAGGAACGGCCACAACGCATTACTATTCAAGCAAAGAGTTCAAAACCAAGCAGGAGACAACAAAGTCATTCACCTGCAGCCCACGAGAGGTCATCTCCGGAGGCGATTTCGGGCAGTGCACGTACTGTCATCTCCTGCTCGGTCTCCATTTCTCGAGGCAAGTGGAGTTTGTAGCCTCTGCTTTCTCCTACACCATTGTCCAAGCCTTCTCCCTGTTCGAAGACACCTGGAGAGACATATGTGTTGACATAAAGGAAGGCAGTCTCAGCTCAAGAATCACTCTCCCCAAGATGAGAAAAGCTGTGTTGGCTCTGATCAGACCGAACCCGTCTCTGGCATCTCTTATCGAAGACGTCTGCGCAGAGCTGGAATCGAACGTGGGATGGTTCGGTTTGATTCCGAAGCTATGGCCAAACGCAAAGTACGTCTCCTCGATCATGACGGGCTCCATGCTGACGTATCTGACGAAGCTGAGGCATTACGCTGGTGGTTTGCCTCTGGTGAGCGCGGATTATGGGTCGACCGAGAGCTGGATTGGTGTGAACGTTGATCCTCAGCTTCCTCCAGAAGACGTGAGCTTTGCTGTGATTCCGACTTTTAGCTACTTCGAGTTTATACCGCTTTACAGGCAGCAGACTCAACAAGACTTGTGTAGTGAAGGTGACTTTGTCGAAGAGAAGCCTGTGCCTCTCTCTCAAGTCAAGCTCGGACAGGAGTATGAGCTTGTTCTCACCACTTTCACAG GTCTTTACAGGTACAGATTAGGAGACGTCGTTGAAGTGACCGGTTTTCACCACGGCACACCAAAGCTAAGTTTCATATACAGAAGAAAGCTCATCTTAACCATCAACATTGACAAGAACACAGAGAAAGATCTTCAGAGGGTGGTCGACAAGGCGTCTCAGCTTCTGAGCCGCACCACACAAGCCGAAGTCGTCGACTTTACAAGCCACGCAGACGTTACAGCTCGTCCAGGTCGCTACATAATCTACTGGGAGATCAGAGGAGAAGCAGAGGATAAAGCTCTTGAAGATTGCTGCAGAGAGATGGATGCTGGTTTTGTGGACCATGGTTACGTTGTGTCGAGGCGTATGAAGTCCATCGGACCGCTAGAGCTACGAGTCGTGGAACGTGGCACGTTTGGGGAAGTGGCGGAAAGGTGCGTTGGGAAATGCGGTGGCTTGAACCAGTTTAAGACTCCTAGGTGCACGACCAACTCGGTTATGCTTGACATACTTGATGGTTCTACTGTTAAGAGATTTAGCAGTTCGGCTTATAACTAA
- the LOC106317322 gene encoding syntaxin-123 — MNDLISSSFKRYTDLNHQVQLDDIESQNASLDSGNLDEFFGYVESVKEDMKAVDEIHKRLQDANEESKTVHDSKAVKKLRARMDSSVTEVLKRVKMIKTKLVALEKSNAAQRKVPGCGPGSSADRTRTSVVSGLGKKLKDMMDDFQRLRTKMASEYKETVERRYFTVTGQKADEETIEKLISSGESERFLQKAIQEQGRGQIMDTLSEIQERHDAVKDIERSLLELHQIFLDMAALVEAQGSILNDIESNVSKASSFVMRGSEQLQGAKVLQRNSRKWTCIAIILAIVLVIVILFPILYTSLLKP; from the exons ATGAACGATCTAATCTCAAGCTCGTTCAAGAGATACACAGACCTAAACCACCAAGTCCAGCTCGACGACATCGAGTCTCAAAACGCGTCTCTCGACTCAGGCAACCTCGATGAGTTCTTCGGATACGTCGAGAGCGTCAAAGAAGACATGAAAGCTGTCGACGAGATTCATAAGCGTCTACAAGATGCTAACGAAGAGTCCAAGACCGTACACGACTCCAAGGCCGTGAAGAAGCTCCGCGCTCGCATGGACTCGAGTGTTACAGAGGTCTTGAAACGTGTCAAGATGATAAAGACGAAGCTCGTGGCCTTGGAGAAATCTAATGCTGCTCAGAGGAAAGTCCCTGGTTGTGGTCCTGGCTCCTCTGCTGATCGGACGAGAACATCGGTCGTGAGTGGGTTAGGGAAGAAGCTTAAAGACATGATGGATGATTTTCAGAGACTACGAACCAAAATGGCTAGTGAATACAAAGAAACAGTCGAGAGACG GTACTTCACTGTAACGGGCCAAAAAGCAGACGAAGAGACGATAGAGAAGCTGATATCAAGCGGAGAGAGCGAGCGTTTCCTCCAAAAGGCCATACAAGAGCAAGGTCGTGGACAGATCATGGACACGTTATCAGAGATTCAAGAAAGGCACGACGCGGTTAAAGACATAGAACGGAGTCTGCTGGAGCTGCACCAAATATTCCTCGACATGGCAGCTCTTGTTGAAGCTCAAGGGAGTATACTCAACGACATCGAGTCTAACGTTTCAAAGGCGAGCTCTTTCGTCATGAGAGGGTCTGAGCAGTTGCAGGGAGCTAAAGTGCTTCAGAGGAACTCGAGGAAGTGGACTTGTATTGCTATCATACTCGCTATTGTTCTTGTCATTGTGATTCTCTTCCCTATCCTCTACACAAGTTTGCTTAAACCTTGA
- the LOC106317290 gene encoding protein transport protein SEC31-like isoform X2 — translation MATSPSDKLVQEQEVGTEEVDPTKTTEEEDEVRTEDEEVRTEGVDPTKTEEVDLAKTTEEDDEVRTEKDETRTEDDEARTQEVDPAKTTEKEDEVKTEEDEVRTEEEDEHKKEAIESLLESARNLNIEDEESNQGTENQNRQEDPITIRRSGQRMERGSTSSSRDQNQNRPLVLPNPPPSAQTSRQMMMMPPRLGPSVPPYQQDPFGLPQPRWLVVDHFYSDGLGLYGALWRFRTITPFLPNQNTYPHQLVPMELPGQPGTELVCYSQSFGVLHQGQLVPHQEAPPMRPQQNQFRSLPPMRPMLPQDDFVVHLGQVPVRPMMYYQEQDQIVPNAGISQPPLRPSLPQLGAPMMQPPVLLYPPPIVNAVPVRPVMNQGGQRFRFPMIQQHQGSPTAPWPEQNQQLQSPRESQGSNDGPFSSGGSQD, via the exons ATGGCTACTTCTCCATCTGATAAACTCGTCCAAGAACAAGAAGTGGGAACAGAGGAGGTTGATCCCACCAAAACAACCGAGGAAGAAGATGAAGTGCGAACAGAGGACGAAGAAGTGAGAACAGAGGGCGTTGATCCCACCAAAACAGAGGAGGTTGATCTCGCGAAAACAACCGAGGAAGATGACGAAGTGCGAACAGAGAAAGACGAGACGCGAACAGAAGACGACGAAGCGCGAACACAGGAGGTTGATCCCGCCAAAACAACCGAGAAAGAAGACGAAGTGAAAACAGAGGAAGACGAAGTGCGAACAGAGGAAGAAGATGAGCACAAGAAAGAAGCTATCGAGAGCCTTCTTGAATCTGCTCGCAATCTCAACATAGAAGACGAAGAGTCCAACCAGGGAACTGAGAATCAGAATCGTCAAGAAGATCCGATCACG ATACGTAGGAGCGGTCAAAGGATGGAACGTGGCTCAACATCGTCTTCAAGGGATCAGAACCAAAACCGTCCTCTTGTTCTTCCGAATCCTCCTCCTAGCGCTCAAACCTCTCGACAGATGATGATGATGCCTCCTCGTCTTGGACCAAGCGTGCCTCCATATCAGCAAGACCCTTTCGGTTTGCCGCAGCCAAGATGGCTCGTAGTAGACCACTTCTACTCAGACGGGCTTGGTCTATACGGTGCACTATGGAGATTCCGAACCATAACTCCTTTTCTCCCAAATCAGAACACATATCCGCATCAACTAGTGCCGATGGAGCTCCCTGGTCAGCCTGGAACTGAATTAGTATGCTACAGCCAGTCGTTCGGTGTGCTTCACCAGGGCCAGCTCGTTCCCCACCAGGAAGCTCCTCCAATGAGGCCGCAGCAGAACCAGTTTCGAAGTCTACCTCCAATGAGGCCAATGCTGCCACAGGACGACTTCGTTGTCCATCTAGGTCAAGTTCCGGTCAGGCCAATGATGTATTACCAGGAACAGGACCAGATTGTTCCCAACGCAGGCATAAGTCAACCCCCATTGAGGCCAAGTCTACCCCAACTTGGAGCTCCGATGATGCAGCCACCGGTACTTTTATATCCGCCACCTATAGTTAACGCTGTACCAGTGAGGCCAGTGATGAACCAAGGAGGACAACGGTTTAGGTTCCCCATGATTCAACAGCACCAAGGTTCTCCCACTGCACCATGGCCTGAGCAGAATCAGCAACTTCAGTCTCCAAGGGAGTCTCAGGGTTCCAACGATGGACCGTTTTCTTCTGGCGGAAGTCAAGACTAG